The genomic segment ttaaaaaataatgtacatcaGAATAATCAAAATTCAAAAATTGTTACTGTCAAAACAACAATTTATTTCCAAACGTTTTCTAATTTCTCTCCTTACATCACGTGCAGTATCCCTGGTTATACCAGTTACATTTTGACATCATTCTTGATGAAACAATGTAATCAACACAGTGTTTCAAGGCTTTTAGGGCTGCTGTTATACGGGGCAATAGAAGGTGACAACTGTTTCTGTCTAGTGAAACAGCATCATTTATAGTTGAGTAGTTCAAAGCTTACTGATGATGCGAAGTCTTTCTGTTGCTCCCGAGATTTAAGTTGTGCATTCTCTTGTTTTCTCCAggagtgttttcagttcatcctGCCCGCTCTGCCCCACGCCATAGATCTACTGCGTGAAGCCACAGTCAGGGTGAAATCCACACACGCTGCCTTAGAGCAGCTGCCCTCCCCTTCCCCTCTGATGGCCAACACGCACATCGACACGCATAGCAACATGCACACCATGGAGCGTGGCACCCAGtgcgaggaagaggaggacgaggaggaggacaggaggagagctCGGCATGTGCAcaaccaccaccatcaccagcaCGGCTCCTCCCACATCACCGCAGCCGCGATCGCTGCAAAGGTAAACCAGTCGACAGCCGCTGCAGAGTTCTGTACTACACATGACCTACATGGGAAGCTGAGCTAGCACTCACTTAAGCAAGTGTCTCCACTATCTCTGGATTTCCTTCTTACAGTATAAATTAGCCTAGTAAGCTAGGCTTCGTAGGCTCTTGATCTGATCACCATGTGGGAAATATACAGAAAACAAGAACGCTTATTTATACCAGAAGGCTGTCGCACCAGCACCaccgtcatattaaagtaaaaaaacgaCAACTTTAGtttgttattctacagatatatttactgtgtattatctgtattttttaaagaaattatatgtaaaataaatgtcagttttttaatgttatttgaaGGTGTAATTTACCTTTGTTATGGCATATGCACTTATGGAAAAttaaagatgaacatttaatatTCAGGGAAGAATTCACAATGTAGACTAACCATTTGGCCACAATTTAGCACATTGACCATACTCTATTCAGCCATATACTAGATTTCCAGAGTTAATAAAGTGGTCTCCTTTAAGTCTGTGACTTTCTGTCACGTTtcattttcttaaatattttccaaatgttGCACCAGATCACTTTGCTTTGCTGTCTACTctctgtgttttaatttatgGTCGACTTTGTCCTGAGCTGTGTAGAACATAACTTATTAGGAATGATTTAAGATCAGGCTTTTTGGGTAATATAACTGGTCCATAGAGCAGCAATTACATGAATATGTCAACTTTTTGTGACTTCATTCATTAACCAGTTTGAAGCACTTCATTTCATCTcattcacctgtctgtctatgggaacatgtgtctgtctgtctttttgtgtgtgcgttcccacatgcatgtgtgtgtgtgtttgtgtgtgtgtccatcagaCAAGCCATGCTGTGGTCATGGCTAAGGGGGGTCCCTACCTGCCCAGCAACTCACCCGCCCCGCCCACTCATTTTACCTGCTCCTGTACCCATGACCAGCAGGTGAGACCCTCACACACACCCCTCCTCTCCTGTCATTGGTCAGTTCAGCATGCCTTTCAGATACATACTGAtaactgttttgttgtttttttaactctgcctttctctgaattgcttaaaaaaattgCTTCACAGAAAAATGTCCATTAGCTTCAGAGACAAATTAAGTAAGTATACTTATCTGCACAGCAACAAACAGCAGTGGGACAaagctaaaaaaacaactagCAAAGAAAGTTGAACATTTGGCAGCTAAAGAGACAAATATTACTCTCAGGAGTTTatggagaataaaaaaaagcagaaaaaatagtgaaaatgaaTTAGATTCTTGAGGCAGACACAACAGTAATTATAAATAGGAAACTGTCTGCTAACACATTTgtcaaaacaacttcaaaagtTTATGATATGTCAATTTCAGCTTGTTTCACAAAGTTGAATGTGACACAAGGAAAACATACCATCATTAAAAAGGAGAACTTTATAGCGCTCCCCTATTTGTTTTAGTTACAGTATATATTAAAGTAATAGTTTGTTGCTTCACCAGCATTCCTTAAATCCAAATGTCATGTAGACACAGCCTTATTTGAGAGAAAACAACTGAAGGAAATTCTTTGACTAGAattaagtgtgtttgtgtgtgtctgtgtgtgtgtgtgtgtgtctgtgtgtagatCCCGGACTCTATAATTTCTCGAGGCGTTCAGGTGCTTCCTCGAGATTCAGCCTCTTTAAGCTCCACCCCTTCAGAGTCACCACGGGCCACACAGGCGACCTCCCGCCTGTCCACCGCCTCATGCCCGACACCCAAGGTACACACGTGatcctttacacacacacacacacacacacacacacacacacacacacacacacatacacacatctgtAAAATCTGTATTATTGCTGATTGTGATCTCAGCAGTTCCTAAtaactacaacaacaaaaaaacaatataggAAAGATCCTGCAtgagttttcttttttcctgcattcccttttttatttttttattacagtagatGTTTATATTGGTTATTATGACAAAGCAATGCCAATTTAAAAGCTCACAGTGATAGATTGCCCTTACGTTAAAAGGCTTGGGACTTGTGTGCTGTTTGGAACTGAATGGGAGTGAATGAGACTGTAAGGTTTGGcaaaactgaaaactgaaatttAAATTTCTTCAGTTGTGGCACAATCATGTAATCTTTGTCCCAATTAATATCAAAGGAttggcagaagaaaaaaaacttaaataactcTGGAATTGTCCTAAAGGTCATGTTTAAATGACTATTAATTCTCAAATTCTACTGgcctttatttaaacaaaaaagcttaccagtttgaacattaaatatattttttttaaatgaatataagttaaaaaaaaaaaaaaagctttccactcagtttggaatcagggttgtacttATGTTGTTTACATGTCTTGTGTCTAAGACGTTGTTAATAGATAATCAACATGAAATCCTCTGCCATACTGTCTTGTTATGAAGGTGTGGGGTTGTTTGAATAATCTCTTCCATTTATATCTGCCTCAAACAATGACCAAATATGGAatgtttgtctttctctctgcaggttCAGTCACGATGTGGCAGTAATGAGAACATCCTGAGAGCCAGTAAGttcagagtgtgtttgtgtgtgtgtctcattaACATGCCATCCTTGCAACAGTAACTTGCATCACTGTGGATAAGTTTTAAacgttagagtgtgtgtgtgtgtgtgtgtgtgtgtgtgtgtgtgtgtgtgtgtgtaggccacAGCGCTGTGGACATCAGTAAAGTGGCACGCCGTCATCGTATGTCTCCGTTCCCATTAACGTCAATGGACAAAGCCTTCATCACTGTTCTGGAGATGACACCTATTCTGGGAATTGAAGTCATTAACTACAGAGGTGAGCGTTCAGTGTGTATATTGTAGATATATGCATTGTACTTTGCCATCTGTTTAAGGAATGGACGAGATTATGTTCTTTCGTCTATGATCTGTGCTCTTTGACTCATCTATGCACAGGTTTCTGGATAttattttctatctttgtgTGTTATTGGTAATATCTGTCTTGCTAATGTGGACTGCTCTAAACTGACCCGGCTTGGACTGATTTCTTTAGACGGTTTGGGTAGAGTGCTCGCTCAGGACATCTATGCCAAAGACAACCTTCCTCCATTCCCTGCTTCCGTTAAAGACGGCTACGCTGTACGAGGTGAGACCATGAGTACCATCTATTACTATCATAGGTGTGATTTACATAACATTGGGTCAGAAATGCATAACAGAATCTATGAAAATTCAGTTAAAATTTGATTTAGCTGCCTTCatctatgcatttatttacatttatttactcattGCCATTGTATAAATTGAAAAGCAACTTCTTCACAGTCATGTTTTTATATCCATAAGTAACTTTTCATTATCATTGACCTTTAGCTGCTGATGGCCCGGGCGATCGCTTCATCATGGGAGAATCGCAGGCTGGACAACAGGTCAGctctaacatttaaaaaaattacaaataacagTTGTAAATATCACAACAAACTACCATTAGTGTTGCTCACAACGCAACAATTAGCACTTCTACTTCTAATACAAATCCCACCATCTACATCAAACAATGAATAACACTACTAAATAAGAATACTACCAgcaaaaaaacgccctgaaacgacttggggttcagagggttaactagtTGGTGTGATACTATTAGtaatactattaataatatttcTAATGCAGCTACTACTGTGGGTGTCCTGTTTTAATGGTACAAACACAATGACCATTAgggttgggggaaaaaatcgatttGTGTACATATCGTGAGTTTTTTATGGgccgatttttaaaaatccccGGAATCGATTATATTACATCATATTCGTGTCCAGAAAAACTTCGGCCCTGCcttcagtgttgccaacttagcgactttgtcgctatttttagcgacttttcagacccctcacccgactatttttcaaaaaagcgactagcgaaaAATCTAGCGACTTGCTGGTGTTACTGGAGGCTTTtagagactcgttcttactcttcttacgGGCCGTGGGGGCTGCTGGCGGCCCCTCCCTCgccccaaagcactcacaagtggcacagtcctcccgcaggAGTCTCTCCCATCTGCAgtcagagccggaggggatgttaaatCTGTGATGTTAAATGCCGTGAGCTCAAATTAGCTAACAATTTAAGtcgttttaatcacaaaaagctactattacttcctgtcactaaacacatgcagctttcaaaataagagcacagtttgttaacagaatccaccacagagaGGCTCTATTTAGtccaagtgtttttttgttatcttaCTGCACTACTTTAGAGAACACTGAGTAGTCAgagcactttatttattatttaaaaacatgttggtTAATCTATTGAACAATTCATTACATTATgttaattatattaaaactaGCCCACATTTGTGCTATGTGgacatttcaattaattttgtagctgtaaactttaaaaaatgctgtacATGCTATGTACCTCTTTTTGTCTCAGTTGAAATAAATGCTGCTGGACTAACTGACACAGACTGATTTGCATTGTTTATGGGAACGACATTCATGGTTTATCATCTCTAGAAGTGTATGAttcaacttgtttgtttttaagaagGAAAATAAATTTGCAATTATTGTTTATATGGACTTGCAATACTTGTAGAAGCGCAATTATCAAGAATCGTGATACAAATCGAATCAGCACCTTAGAATCGTGATACAATCGAATCGTGGCCAAAGCATATTGTCCCACTCGTAATGACCATCAACAAATGGCAGATCTTGGACGTCTGTGTAAACTCAGACTCATTGATACATTTATATCAGACTCAatcagctttgtgtgtgtgtgtttgtgtatttgtgtctttgtgtgtgtgtgtgtgtgcacactcaGCCCACCCACACAGTGATGCCAGGTCAAGTGATGAGGGTGACGACCGGGGCTCCGATTCCTTGTGGAGCCGACGCTGTGGTCCAGGTAGAAGACACAGAGCTTCTGAGGGAATCTGAGGATGTGAGTACACCAGTGAGGCTGTTACGCTGAATACTGTAGAGTTTTACAATATGATGTTGTTGACACTCTGACTAATTTCAGGGCACAGAGGAGCTGGAGGTCAGGATTATGGTCCAGGCCCGGCCAGGACAGGACATTAGGTAAAAACTAACCACAACGTCCTAAAAGAACTAAAGCTATGTGCAGACTGCAGTGGCACAAATCAGATGTTTTTTGCTCATATGTGACTCAGATCAGATTTTGTTTTATAACTGTGTGAATAGTAAAAATCACATGGAATCAGCTTTTTTCAAAACAGACCTGGGCCTCTCATCAAATACAGGTCTGATGTTTTCCAATGGGAACTCAATCTAAACAGTCACTTTTATGTCACTGTAGAGGGACGCAGTGATTACAAACATAGCAGACAGTTGCTAAGCAGGTAGTCAGTGGAATGACGGTGATTTTTTAGACTTCAGAAGTATTTGGGGTGCAAGCTGAACTTGAGGGGTTGTATCGTTCGAAGGCATATAGAAAGAAATAGCTGAGCGGACCATGTCACAATCCCACCACTCCCGGCTCAAAatcctcatccacacacaccatCGTACAGACGGAGCAGCCATCGCTCCACAAAAGCaattgttaaaaatgtacaacTTTGGCAACAACAACTTGAGAAGGAAACTGTAAATGCTGACTTCAGCAGCCTCCATGTTTacttgtgtttattattgttcTTCTGCACATGCGGGACAGTTCAGGGCCGTGAGCAGCTTACACAGGAGTTTGAAATAGGCCAAAAAAAGATCAGATCTgagcaaaaaaatccaaattgagCATTAAGACCTGCAGTGTGGACGTAGCCTAAGTGGAGGCTAATTACTATCAAAGCTGCATTAGAAAGCCACCAGCTAATTATCATTGCaacgtgtttgtgtgttacaCAGGCCAATAGGTCATGACATACGGCGAGGGGAGTGTGTGTTGGCTAAAGGAACACACATGGGCCCGTCAGAGATCGGCCTACTGGCTACAGTGGGAGTGACGGAGGTCAGCGTTCACAAGTTCCCTGTGGTGGCTGTCATGTCCACTGGAAATGAGGTACATGCATGTGAACAGACAAGAATACACACAGACTTTTCTTTTAAACTTCTTTGCATTTAGAGTTTTGGGGTTTGCTCTGGGGTTATGTGTCTGTGTAGCTGTTGAACCCAGAGGACGACCTCCACCCAGGAAAAATCAGAGACTCCAACCGCTCCACTTTGCTGTCCACCATCCAGGAACATGGATATCCCACTATCAACCTGGGCATTGTTGGAGACAAGTAGGAGCATTTTAgctttcttccaaaaaaaaaaaaaatactgctcTGCCTTGCTGACATTTTGTTTGGTTGACATGGAGTTTGTTTGAGACGCAAATGTTGCAGGGACTGCAGTTGATAAAACAGtccttttgacaaaaaacatgcaatacattcTTGTATGTGAAAGTATACACATCAGCTCTCTGCCTGTAGAATTGAAGCTGTAATGTGTGTATTATGTTTGTGCAATTTCAGCCAACATCTTTTGGTTATagttatacattttgttttcattaatttGTTCTAATTTCTTACCAGGCAAATTGTCTTTACACATATCCTTCACAGCCACAGAAGATATTTCACAGCTGTACTGGTAGGTTAAGTATGACTTTCTATTCAGTAGTTAAATGACTTTAATGTGCCATGCTTGTGTTTGCAGTCCTGATGACTTGTTGTCAGCTCTCCATGAGGGAATCAGTCGTGCCGATGTCATCATCACCTCTGGGGGCGTGTCCATGGGGGAGAAGGTAACTGCTCACAGATGACCCATTTAATTCACTGACATGTTGAGCAAATATTCTGACCTTGAATAAGAAGGCAATAAGAAAAATTCTCATCAGCCTTTCCCACATTATATAAGTAGTAGTTTCTCACAGTTAATGCAGCTTTATTCATTACCATTACcattaactgcttatccgcaTTCGGGTTGCGGGTCACTGGACCCTAtctcagctgacattgggcgagaggcgggtacaccctggacaggtcgccagactatcgcagggctgacatatagagacagacaatcacactctcattcacacctacgggcaactTAGAGTcagttttacagtattattgtaCTCCATCCGTCTATGCTTTTGTCTTATCAGGATTACCTAAAGCAGGTGCTGGATATTGACCTTCATGCCCAGATCCACTTTGGACGAGTCTTTATGAAGCCAGGGTGAGATGGGGGGTAAATAAAATGGGggaaagattattattattaaaacgaATTTTCTTATCCAGTGAAAAATAGCTGATGAAGTTTTTATTGCTTCTACTGATTTTCTACTACTATACTTCCTCTTCTAAGCTGCTACTGCTTTCAGTACTTCCACTACTAGTACATTTTCTAATATTACTACTGCTTGTtttgctttaaccctctgaacctcatagaaagaaactgtgaaaacctgcattattatctaagtttgaactttctgacagtcctcgGTCATCggttacaaacttttttgttagaaaaagtaaccaaaacaaagcttaaaattatgATATTTCTGCCAGAATCACTCAATTCTACATGtgccatttaaaatgttgccaaaaataaactgttaagaataactagatcctcttaaaaacattaaattctgctcctcagtgacactgtgaagccatgattgattctgcagaGACAAAAGGTCATGTGAaaaatcactgaaaatctgtttacacagagcagagaggagaaaacaccctgaaactgcttgaggttcagagggttaactactAATAACTTAAACTACTATGTTCATTATTCTTGTACTTTTTCTTCTGATATTATGGTTGTTACTACTGCTTCTTCTACTACTTCTAGTAGTCTTTTTGCTACCACATCTATTACTGTAACTACTACTGCCTATTTTCTACtactacttttattttactgCTATTAGCTTTATTGCTGCCTCTAGTTCAACTGAGAATATTATTTCTGGTGATTGCAGTACTGCTGCTACTGATGATTACTGTGAGAATAATGACATCTGGGGGAAAAATAATGACCTCTAAGTTTCTGTTCCTCAGTCTTCCTACTACCTTTGCCACAGTTGACATTGATGGAGCACGGAAACTCATCTTTGCTCTGCCAGGTGATACTTTTATGTCTAAAGTTCCTGAGTGTGTGTTGTTTGGGTGTCAAGATGTGTTATCCAATCCCCTGGATCGTCTCCAACACCCCACTGCTTTGGCCTAATGGTATATTTAGTGTTTCTTTGGCTTAACATCCACTAAGGTTTTTCATCTGAAGCCATGTCCAATTTTCTACAGGATAACATATTTAATGCAAATAAACAGTGCAAGTGGTGCAAGACATAGACAAGATATTAGACTTTACATACAGTTGATACTCTGCACTGTGTATTCACTAATAAGTTGTATTAATTATGTATTGATTATCTAACTTTGTAGTAATACAgaattgtgttgttttccagGTAACCCAGTGTCTGCTGTGGTGACATGTAACCTGTTTGTGATTCCTGCTCTGAGAAAGATGCAAGGCATTCTGGACCCAAGACCTACAATTATTAAAGCtagggtaacacacacacacaggatataTATATCACCCATAATGTGCCTGCCAGCACCTCTGAAGTTCAGACACGATTGTAGTATTGACCTTCTCAATGGCAAACCCTCAAACAGTATTAAATCTATATTTAATACCTTGgtaacattttttgtgtgtgttttagcttTCCTGTGATGTGAAGCTCGATCCCAGACCAGAGTACCACCGCTGTATTCTCACCTGGCATCACCAGGAACCACTGCCCTGGGCACAAAGCACAggtgagtaaaaaataaaatggattaaTAGCAGGGGGAAATTAAACATGATTATaccaaatgaataataaaatatattattaaatgttaaaatcaccATTGCTTCTGTAGAGAATAAAATCTTTCCTATGTTATATTCAGTATATATTAATTTGTATAATGGGGtaacacagcagacacacagactcAAACATAAACTgcccctctcttctctctctctgcaggaaaCCAGGTATCCAGCAGGCTAATGTCGATGCGAAGCGCCAACGGTCTGCTGATGTTACCTCCTAAAACAGAGCAGTACGTGGAGCTGCATAAGGGAGAGGTCGTGGACGTCATGGTCATTGGACGGCTATGATGCAggtacattatattttaatttgttgtcTCACAGGTCACATATTTTACAATGTGGGAGggggaccatagactgtataaggaATGGATGACATgtctccacctcctcccacGATACAacagtgaagccaaaatatatCTGATACAGATGCTGCCATCTTTTGCCGGTTACATTATTTGCAGCCAGAATCTGCACAGTAGTGACAAAGAGTCTAAACACCCACCACACCTATCGCATTACACTCCCATTTTATAGAATCATATATCTAATTAACCTGTTCACCCTATTGGTctattttgtccgtttttgaatacttttcatttttcCTGTATAAACTTCTtaagaaaatgtttaccatgccatgttggtatcatcaTCTTTCAGCACAACCGCAATGTTGCTTCGTTTTCACGTCATGATGTCATTAAGTAGTCATCCAccggtgactccagagggttgaaTTCAACTTATCAGAAAATTTAACACACCAAACATTCTTGTGATAAGAAcaacctaaaatgacagaaatcatcttTGTGAACAATGTATTTGACCCCTACCTTGAATTTTTAGTTTGGCTCATGACCCATCTACTAACATGGAGAGGGCAGGGTTTATAAcctgtactgcagccagccatcAGGGGGTGCTCCAGATGTTTTGGCCTTACTTGTAAGGAGTTGTCATGTCGTCCATCTTTACAAACAGTCTATGAGGGGGGACTGTCCAACTGTAACTCCAATATGTTTTCTATCCAGACTTCAATGTCACTCGCTACCGACTACCATGGCAGTGCCAGATCTTCCTGTCTGGACAGGAAACGGGCGGGTCAGGAAGTGATGCATGTCTACCTGGTCGCTATTAGCTGTGATGTCATATGCAACAGCCAATCGGAGCCAGCGGAGGCTGAAACCTCATTGGTCTGCTCTAAGGAGATCACTGTATTTcaacggagaaaaaaaaatgtgaaaaaaataaaataaaatatgagatttattctgtaatattattattattattaattattattatcctgaTGATAATGATTATCAATATTCTTAATTaatattctatttattattattatcatggtCCTAATTGAATATTATCATCTTAGTAGTAATCATGCCCTATTTTATTCTGTTCATTTGCTTTGTGTGTTTGATATTTTTCCCTGATCGATATCGAGACTTTCTCCTCCTTCCGCCTCTCCTtctgacctttttttatttatttaattttttttataccttTTCTCTCccgcttttttctctcttcttctcttgtgCTCTGGCACTCTTTACCCAGATATAGGACTCCCTAAAAACCCCTCCCTGCAGTATCACTTcatctctcactcacacatcagtattgaaagaaaaatgaacagcttataaaaaaaaatattttgattaaaGCTACTAATATCGTTTGTGCCAGTACagtaaatatgacttttttgccaaaaaaaaaggaaaaaaacacaagaatatttgtttgttttttcccccagatataacattttcataatgaaaTTCATCATGACTCTCAAATAAAGGCATGGGATTATTTTTGGGTGGGTCAGTGGCAGGATGAGGATTTCTGTGGTCAGATATAAACATAATTGCTTTCATAAATACACAATGACTTCTAGGATCTGTAGTCAGGGAGGAGCCTGTCTCTTCCATCAGAGTCGGACCATATGGACAGTATTACTATAACCGTAACCCTGTACTCAAGTGGTGTTTGATTTACACAAGGTCAtagttggagagagagagagagaggctgtcCTCCATCGAACCacacaaacatgaacaaaatAGCTGCTTGAGTGAGTACTGTTTTTTCCCAACTTGGAGAAAAAACTCCAACCCGACATCACTTGAAAGCAGGGTGTCACGTTCAGGTGCTTGTAAACTAAACAACTGGTGTATTTCTACCACGATGATGGTGTCAAGGTGcttgttaaagaaaaagaaaatcaacacAGTTTGTAAAGAAAACTACATTATTTGACTGCTTTACTGTATATAGTCTGAGAAATATCactgagaaataataataataataatgtctgaTATTTAGCCCACAATAAAACcttaatttatttacaatagCATTAACAAGGTAGTAGGCCAGTTGGCTGTTGTATCCTGCTGGTTAAACACTCAATCGTTTACTAATTCCCAAGGACCGCTTAAAATGCAACATATGCAATCTGTGAGTCCCGAGCATTCACCAATGCACCATACCTTAACTTCTttagtttctctttttcttcccaTCAGCACACGGTCATAGGTCGAATGCTTCAGGTCATATTGgaataatattacaaaattcCGGTACTTGAATTGGTACTTCGTATTTAAAGGTACTTAAAGATGACATAATTGATGTATTTCCTGGTTGATCTTCAGCTTCAGTTTCCCCAAAAATGTGTTCAGATCTTTACTCTATGACCTTAATGCAGCAAAACTTCTGAGCTTTGACCCCTCACTTGATAGGCTGATGCAGTCTTCCTCCACCCCTCACTCTCCTCTTCATctatcttccttttttcccccctttcccctccttctccacACTTCTTGCATGTCTATAAAAAGGGGGGCGTGTCATTCTCTTTGGGCAGGTTTTCATTCCAGGCGTGAGAGGAGGGTGCAGCTCCTGGGTGGGACTTCTGATCTGACTAAGTGTTACATTTCTGGCAGTTCTTGATAGGTTTATTGGTGCGTAAGAAGAGTTTTCATAGTCCAGGCTCTGGTACCAACACTGTCTTCTCATTGATCTCAGCTCAGATGTCAGAAACTTCCCAGTTACCTCAAATGCACCATATATCAATCAGTGGCTCATGCTGGGTTCATGTCATGGAAAATAAAGTGGCAGAACAGGGTGACTTTTTTTGATTAAAGCAGTAGTTCATTCAGTGATAGGACCACaaccacattaaatatataaaaaaaaaacactttccacGTTTATGTTTTTGGCAGCTCATACTTACAATTACCCCATTATGACATGAACACAGCATCACAAAAAACGTGCTGGCACCTGCCCAAGGAGGACCAATCAAACCCAGATAGATTGATTTGAGTAAGAAGAAGCAGGTTATTGTTAAACTGCCTTTGTACTGAGTGATTCGTAACACTGGACTAAACTCAGTgtcacactgcacacactataAACTATGACCAGCACTTGTAATGAAGCAATGACACAGCATTCTACTACTACTGTATAAATATAATGAAGAGGATGTTCTTTTCTGTAATGATATTATTGAAACTgaagattaattaataaaaataatcctgATTATTCTGTACCTTCTGTTTGGTtgaattgctttttttctccttataATCTGTGGTATAATAACATAAAGAAATGTCATGATTACGTAACACATTGGGACCATTGGTAAttgaatattgtaaaataaatctgtaatgtcctattataaatatatatatatattttttaaagacttcACGCAACTGTGGCCTATGCGCCTATGCATAAGCCCTGGACAATAATGCTGTAACTTTCTGGAAAAAGAAATGATCATaacgttttttgttttgttttgtttttttacagtgtaccagaGCTC from the Centropristis striata isolate RG_2023a ecotype Rhode Island chromosome 16, C.striata_1.0, whole genome shotgun sequence genome contains:
- the gphna gene encoding gephyrin a isoform X1 — translated: MFSDSCFRNLAEDRSGVNLKDLVHDPSLLGGVIAAYKIVPDEIDEIKETLLEWCDEQQLNLILTTGGTGFAPRDVTPEATREVIEREAPGMALAMLMGSLNVTPLGMLSRPVCGIRGKTLIINLPGSKKGSQECFQFILPALPHAIDLLREATVRVKSTHAALEQLPSPSPLMANTHIDTHSNMHTMERGTQCEEEEDEEEDRRRARHVHNHHHHQHGSSHITAAAIAAKTSHAVVMAKGGPYLPSNSPAPPTHFTCSCTHDQQIPDSIISRGVQVLPRDSASLSSTPSESPRATQATSRLSTASCPTPKVQSRCGSNENILRASHSAVDISKVARRHRMSPFPLTSMDKAFITVLEMTPILGIEVINYRDGLGRVLAQDIYAKDNLPPFPASVKDGYAVRAADGPGDRFIMGESQAGQQPTHTVMPGQVMRVTTGAPIPCGADAVVQVEDTELLRESEDGTEELEVRIMVQARPGQDIRPIGHDIRRGECVLAKGTHMGPSEIGLLATVGVTEVSVHKFPVVAVMSTGNELLNPEDDLHPGKIRDSNRSTLLSTIQEHGYPTINLGIVGDNPDDLLSALHEGISRADVIITSGGVSMGEKDYLKQVLDIDLHAQIHFGRVFMKPGLPTTFATVDIDGARKLIFALPGNPVSAVVTCNLFVIPALRKMQGILDPRPTIIKARLSCDVKLDPRPEYHRCILTWHHQEPLPWAQSTGNQVSSRLMSMRSANGLLMLPPKTEQYVELHKGEVVDVMVIGRL
- the gphna gene encoding gephyrin a isoform X4, which gives rise to MAADGMVLTNHDHQTRVGILTVSDSCFRNLAEDRSGVNLKDLVHDPSLLGGVIAAYKIVPDEIDEIKETLLEWCDEQQLNLILTTGGTGFAPRDVTPEATREVIEREAPGMALAMLMGSLNVTPLGMLSRPVCGIRGKTLIINLPGSKKGSQECFQFILPALPHAIDLLREATVRVKSTHAALEQLPSPSPLMANTHIDTHSNMHTMERGTQCEEEEDEEEDRRRARHVHNHHHHQHGSSHITAAAIAAKTSHAVVMAKGGPYLPSNSPAPPTHFTCSCTHDQQIPDSIISRGVQVLPRDSASLSSTPSESPRATQATSRLSTASCPTPKVQSRCGSNENILRASHSAVDISKVARRHRMSPFPLTSMDKAFITVLEMTPILGIEVINYRDGLGRVLAQDIYAKDNLPPFPASVKDGYAVRAADGPGDRFIMGESQAGQQPTHTVMPGQVMRVTTGAPIPCGADAVVQVEDTELLRESEDGTEELEVRIMVQARPGQDIRPIGHDIRRGECVLAKGTHMGPSEIGLLATVGVTEVSVHKFPVVAVMSTGNELLNPEDDLHPGKIRDSNRSTLLSTIQEHGYPTINLGIVGDNPDDLLSALHEGISRADVIITSGGVSMGEKDYLKQVLDIDLHAQIHFGRVFMKPGLPTTFATVDIDGARKLIFALPGNPVSAVVTCNLFVIPALRKMQGILDPRPTIIKARLSCDVKLDPRPEYHRCILTWHHQEPLPWAQSTGNQVSSRLMSMRSANGLLMLPPKTEQYVELHKGEVVDVMVIGRL
- the gphna gene encoding gephyrin a isoform X2; the protein is MAADGMVLTNHDHQTRVGILTVSDSCFRNLAEDRSGVNLKDLVHDPSLLGGVIAAYKIVPDEIDEIKETLLEWCDEQQLNLILTTGGTGFAPRDVTPEATREVIEREAPGMALAMLMGSLNVTPLGMLSRPVCGIRGKTLIINLPGSKKGSQECFQFILPALPHAIDLLREATVRVKSTHAALEQLPSPSPLMANTHIDTHSNMHTMERGTQCEEEEDEEEDRRRARHVHNHHHHQHGSSHITAAAIAAKIPDSIISRGVQVLPRDSASLSSTPSESPRATQATSRLSTASCPTPKVQSRCGSNENILRASHSAVDISKVARRHRMSPFPLTSMDKAFITVLEMTPILGIEVINYRDGLGRVLAQDIYAKDNLPPFPASVKDGYAVRAADGPGDRFIMGESQAGQQPTHTVMPGQVMRVTTGAPIPCGADAVVQVEDTELLRESEDGTEELEVRIMVQARPGQDIRPIGHDIRRGECVLAKGTHMGPSEIGLLATVGVTEVSVHKFPVVAVMSTGNELLNPEDDLHPGKIRDSNRSTLLSTIQEHGYPTINLGIVGDNPDDLLSALHEGISRADVIITSGGVSMGEKDYLKQVLDIDLHAQIHFGRVFMKPGLPTTFATVDIDGARKLIFALPGNPVSAVVTCNLFVIPALRKMQGILDPRPTIIKARLSCDVKLDPRPEYHRCILTWHHQEPLPWAQSTGNQVSSRLMSMRSANGLLMLPPKTEQYVELHKGEVVDVMVIGRL